TCTCCAAACTATTTATATCCGAGTCCTTATACTGCAATAAGTGCAGTGCATGGTAGTCTACAACTGACCTTATAAAGGCCAAGTAAAACAATCTAGCGAGCTTAACATCGATGCCATGTCCCTTTCCGACAAGGACTTTCAGCGGTTTCAATCTCTCCCAGAGTCTCTTCTTCAGAGAAGTGATCAGGTCTGCATCATTTACGTTCACCCCGAGATATTTAGACTAATAACACATGTGAAGCTCCTGGTTCCCTATGTGAAAAGTGGGTGGGGATATAATACCCGGGTTGAGAGCCATTGTTTTTTCAGCAGAGATGACTAATCCCTTGTTGTGAGTTCGTCGAGAATTCTTTGCATTCTTTCATATGATGATGCTCTGACACATATGTCATCAGCATAACATATAATAGATTCCCCATCCCCAAGTGGAATATCTGTCACCAATCTGTGCATAAGGACATTGAACAGCGTAGGGCTGAGAACTCCTCCCTGTGGCGTCCCAAGTTCAAAGGGCTGTGAGGTGGAACTCCTCACTCCCCTGAACAAAACACTTGCGGATCTGCTAGAGAGATACATTCTAATCCAGCTCAATGATTTACCTCGTATGCCAAAGCTTGCCAATTGCTCTAGAATGACTTCTCTGTTTGCAATGTCAAAAGCTAACTTAAGATCAAGAAAAACAGTGTGCTTCCCTGGGTTAGAGCCTGAGAAATACTCTGCAAAGCAATGTTGTGTGCTACGTCCCGGTAAGAATCCGTACAGTCTGTGAGATAATTTACCTTGTAACCTGTACCTGAGTCTGTTTAGAATTATCCTTTCTAGGACTTTGCATATACATGAGGTTAGTGAAATCGGGCGGTTTTTATCAGTGTTTGGTttcggtatagggatgattagacTGCGCGTCCAGGAGTCAGATTGAATACCTTGTGACAAGCACAACCTGTACAGGTGCAAAAGGGGATTACCAGGTACCTGGGCTATAAGGCGGAGGACACTATAGGTAATTCCATCTTCACCTGGGGCAAACGCCTTGCCTTTGCTTAGTGCATTGTTTAATTCCCACTCACTAATCTCAGCAGAGTCAAAAATATAGGAATCAGAACATCCAATCTCTATAGCAAATTTCTGCGCAACTTTAAACTGATTAaggtgatcctgaatatttgtGGGAAGTGAGCTCAATTTGGAAGCTCCAGCCCAATGACTAAGGAGCATATCTGCCTGTGCAAGAGGATTATGAAACTGTGGAGAATTAGTCGGTTTGCCTGAAAaacgattaatttttttttttccagacctCAGACATTAAAGTGTTATTGTTAATGCTTTGTAGAAACTGTTCAAAGTGT
The nucleotide sequence above comes from Penaeus vannamei isolate JL-2024 chromosome 6, ASM4276789v1, whole genome shotgun sequence. Encoded proteins:
- the LOC138861944 gene encoding uncharacterized protein codes for the protein MILSTNHLKAVITVNITSAKICRKRTTFGKTLREWWQTYSYNINIRLRKIFANRQEATDICNAIEDICKLKGFIKQRVDHSANNNHGTICMGDFNARHSSFGDSQCNENGEEFRHFVNNRSMTVYDTDKKTHVAGGKLDLLKISIPSYLEHHFKSRIYDWYNEYTVTSVDQFSVDMKTLKNNNSKPSKQPKWADMLLSHWAGASKLSSLPTNIQDHLNQFKVAQKFAIEIGCSDSYIFDSAEISEWELNNALSKGKAFAPGEDGITYSVLRLIAQVPGNPLLHLYRLCLSQGIQSDSWTRSLIIPIPKPNTDKNRPISLTSCICKVLERIILNRLRYRLQGKLSHRLYGFLPGRSTQHCFAEYFSGSNPGKHTVFLDLKLAFDIANREVILEQLASFGIRGKSLSWIRMYLSSRSASVLFRGVRSSTSQPFELGTPQGGVLSPTLFNVLMHRLVTDIPLGDGESIICYADDICVRASSYERMQRILDELTTRD